The Coffea eugenioides isolate CCC68of unplaced genomic scaffold, Ceug_1.0 ScVebR1_3251;HRSCAF=4431, whole genome shotgun sequence DNA segment aaattttatgagatcaaaccataccaaaattagagtgtaaataaattcaaactttatttatgcataaaatattcttaaatccttaataactgaaaaatatcataagagcatTCAAAATAACAAACTCCCACTAAAACTGTACATCATTTAATAACACGACACCCATATgagcagtatgctcatgaaacaatttgggtggcaatcccttagtaagcggatccgcaaccatggagtttgtcccgaTGTGCTCTATCGATAACTGTCAATTTTTGCACTCTTTCTTTAACAGCcaggaacttgatatctatatgtttagatttggTTGAGCTCCTATTGTTATTGGAATACAAGACTGCTGACTTATTCCTTTTGGAATTGGAGAATAATTTAAGTGATCTTTCAATGCCATCCACTACACGTAATCTTATGACAAAATTTCGCAGCCAAATTCCTTGGTTGGATGCCTCATAACAAGCTATAAATTCTGCAGCCATAGTGGAAGATGCTATGAGGGACTGTTTAGCAGTCTTCCAGGATATGGCACCTCCAGCCAACAAGTAGACATAGCCTGATGTTTACTTCATAGTATCTTTGCATCCAGcataatcggaatcagtatacccGATGATCTCTAACTCATCTGACTTCCAATACGTGAGCATGTAATCCTTTATTTTCTGCAGATATCGTAAGACCCGTttggttgctttccaatgatctaatccaGGATTACTCAAATACCTACCCAACATTCCAGTAATGTACGCAATATCCGGACGCGTACATACTtgagcatacattagactccctactgctgaTGTATAAGaaatcttttgcatctctttttcttcaaaagTATTATTGGGCCACTGttcaagactaaatttgtctcctttagtCACGGGAGTGTCACCtgatttacaattttgcatgccataCCTTTTGAGAACCTTTTCGATATAACTCTTTTGTGATAGTCCTAAAATACCATGAGATCAATCTCGGTGTATTTGTATATctaacacaaaagatgcatcaccaagatctttcatctcaaaattcttagtCATAAATTTCTTAGTTTCATGCAATAGACCTATATCATTGCTGGcaagcaaaatgtcatcaacataaaataccagaaaaatatacttgctctcacagaacttatggtatatgcaatcatctactaaattcatctcaaaatcacatgagatgatcacttgatgaaatttgaaataccattatCGAGACGCTTGTTTGAGCCCATAGATGGATTTTTTATGTTTGCAAACCATATTCTTTAGATCTCCTGACACAAAGTTTTCtggttgcaccatataaatcgtctcatcaatgttaccattgagaaacgctgtctttacatccatctgatgtaacTCAAGCTCGAATTGCGCCACTAGTGCCATGATAATTTTAAAAGAGTTCTTTGAAGAGACTGAAGAGAATgtttctttatagtcgataccttGTTTTTGTGTAAATCCCTTAGCGATAAGACGAGCTTTGTATCTTTTCACATTGCCTTGCGAAtcccttttgattttaaatatccatttacaaccaatgggtttcgcaccttctggcaatgggacaagatcccaaacatcattgtccttcatggatttaatctcctcattcatggcatcgatccacttttgagaatttaaactttccatggcttgacggaagttgattggatcatcttccatcaatccaatgtcatcctcatgttcttggaaaaaaataatgtaatcatctggcactgcacttcttctttctctagtggatcttcttaatggcactggttcttggagaggaagagtttgttcttcgacattgtcttgatttgttaTGTCATGATCTTGTTCAGGAATAGGATCCAAAACAAGATCAATGACACCTGTGAGAATATTAATGTATTCTtctttaaagacaatgtcccttactgtattttctcccccaaactcgacatcctcaaagaaccgagcatttcctgtctcaaaaattgatttggctgtgggatcataaaacttataacctctggatctttcagagtatccaataaaataacaactaatcgttcttgaatccagtttcttttcattaggCCTGTAAGGCCTTGTCTCAGTTGGACACCCCAAACATGCATATGCTTTAAACTGAGCTTTTTTCCTGTCCAAAGCTCATAAGGGATTttgatagttgctttagttgAAACTTTATTAAGGatatatgctgcagtcttaagtgtttcatcccagagtgactctggtaaggtagaatgacatatcatactctTTACCATATCTTTAAgcgttctatttcgtctttcagctacaccattcatagtgggtgaacccggcatagtgtactgtgggacgataccgcattcctctagatatttagcaaatggtcctggACGTTGTTCACCTGAACCGTCGTATCTACATAGTATtcaccaccacggtcagatctgacgcttttaattcttttgttgagttgattctcaacttcaactttaaaatttttgaacacgtccAGTGACTGTGATTTTTctgaaatgagatatatgtagccatatcttgaaaaatcgtctatgaacgttataaaatattgttgaccattccaAGCAGATGTAGAAAATGGCCCACAAATATCcgtatgtataagttctaagacgtctGAAGACCTATTGGCTTCAAATCTCCTTTGATTggtttgtttcccctttatacaattaatacaatcattaaaatttgtaaaattcaagggatcgagaatttcatttgacacaagcctttccattctccgtttggagatatgtcccaatctcttgtgccataatACAGTTGAATTCTTATtggctaattttcttttaactcctctagtactcaaatgcagagattcattaaatgaggcaatcgtatcaattaaatatagattatcgtaatgcattaaagaaccagaaccaaccaatttggaatcatgaaacaattcaaatttttcatttccaaatgaacaaaaataaccaaatttgtctaaagcagaaatagaaattaaattccgtctaaaagacggtacaacaaatgtctcatagagatccaaataaaatccgatttttaacaataatctaaaaactccaattgcctcaacttgaactgttttgtcatcgcccacgtagatatatctttcattatcatTAGGCTTTCGACAATTCAggcaaccctgcatagacacactgatgtgagttgttgcaccagaatctaaccaccatgtgtgtctaggtaccgaagttaaattaacttcagaacaaaccaaattaagaagcatacctttcttagcacgccaagcgtgatagttggtgcaatgcttcttttgatgcccttcagctccacagaagaaacaactattctttccctgatcatttgatttcttttgttgtttcttttgtggcgctgtacctgcagctcctttttccttctttctttttagtcccttacttttattattagtggttgacaCCAGATGGGCACTTTCTGTCTGCTCTTGCTTCAACTTTTCCTCTTCCTCTACACAGTGTgagatgagttcatttagagacCAAGTCTCTTTTTGACAGTTGTAACTCATTTTAAACTGACTAAACTGTgtaggaagagatattaaaatcaaatgcactagtaactcttcagagagtttcaacttaagtgcatttaatttcGAAACAAGATGAGACATCTCCATGATATACTCTCTGATGTTgcctttaccactatatttcattgaaactagACGTGTCAAAAGCGTACtaatttcagtcttttcattcttgacaaaccttttttcaatgtcCTGAAAGAACTCTTTAGCGATTACAgtcgtttctgacattgttcccatgaatgcttctggaacggtctttttaatgatcatcagacacaagcgatttgatctctcccacttctcattatttctcttttcatcagaggtactctgatctgtaagaggtgggggagaatcatcccttaacgcaaggtcgagatccattactccaagtattatcaagagattttctttccaggacttgaagtttgtgccattcagcataggaatattattgatgttggaagtaatatttgtaagatcattcgcaactgaacagaaaacataaaataattaaaataagctcacataaatcaaaacaataataaatttaaataaaggtAACCCCATCTCAAGATATCgatattccattaatattttgtctttggacaaaaatattaatttctaagtgatatcttggtgcagtaataaatactgataataataacatgtcgaaaaataaattttcctttgggccaatttataaatcacatgtaaaatccaaataattatcacgtatttattactacaagtgcacatgtaattttattaaatatggACATTCCTTTGggccgatcaatattcataaaattacaagtACTCAACTAGTTatattctaaaataaattaattttcataatagaggtcactttggtggcatattatgtcaattaatttattccaaaatatatataatcataccaatattcaaatttaaaattatacaaattaaacaaaattttgatcaaagtcaactttaGTTAACTCTGATCAAACCAATCAATTGGATCAAAACTTATTGGACCAAaggtccatatccataatttgacccaattTATTATTCaagcccaatttttttttttaagtccaTAAATACTTTATAAAACTATATGTATAGTGGGCCAAACATATGAACTTTGTagggattaaatatcttattaGCTTTATTAGGAGTCACTTAAATTAGAGAAACCCTAATATCCTTAACATATAAATATAAGCATATTGTTTCTCAAGCAAGGAAACAATTCAAAAATTCAAGTTAATTGTCCTAACTTTATAATCGAAAGCATATTCATAAATGCATTCAacgatataaaaaaaaaaacaattaactAGGCCAAGTAAACTTGGTCATAAATTAACTAGGCCAAGTAATTTTTTGAAAACACGTGCCAGTTGGTCATAAATTCAAACAAAACCGGACGCCTGGATTCATTGTTAAGCAAAACAATAAATGCTACAATTCATGAAAGCCTTCTGATGACTTGTCCATCATAGTGGTGGAACCCACGAATTCATCCATTCATTATCATATTTGGTAACGTGACCCACAGAACAAAAGTGATTTGTACCTTTGTAAATTGCCAAATTGTACAATTGTAACCTCCAGATTGCTTTTGTACAATTTCCAAAGTCGGCAATTAACGGGAAGCGATATTAACTGGATTCATATCATAGTTCTGACcgtgaatctttttttttttttttttatactggATCACGTACAAGCATGGCATCGTGACCGAGACCAGAACCACAGAGTCAAAACTGAATTCTCTTTGTGCGGCAAAAGCAACCAAAATCATATTCATGTATAATCAAACAATGAATCAGCTAGCAACCGAAGATTTGAACACGTAACAATAATGTATTTACTAGCATCAGAGACCGCAGCCAGTAGCCATGAAAACCAAACCAATAGTAATACAATTATGAATtactaaaacaaaattatttcctaataatcaatcatatgggctctgataccacttgttaggatgGTTATCTAAATCTAACCACTGGTGAAAATCATCACCTTTAAACCCAAGATCtgtatggcgattattaagaaataaattaactgtaaaatagcggaagcgtacctgaatccatattgatagATTTGACACTTGAATCCCTAGAAattttggggtggccttccaggtcaacaagtattcaccgatcctttgagagaggcctttagtttctctctggtatcttttatgacgatgggatatcagggaggagctattttgtggtattaggaaatacgacaactaaaacgatacTTGTGACCTGGgaaccataaccctatttataggcaacattcatgttaccttttggagccctatttcagcccatcattgaaataggagcccataagtttctaTACATTAAAGgtcccacatcctattagatacattaaacccaaattatatttgatcactttaattaggtttaaccttaattgacagtttacaatacataattattcacatataagtccaatgttggattaaggatccaacagtTTATGCATTCCTGCCAAATGTAGCTAGTTTGTGCtgtcatcaatttcatcctgaAAGCTGAACCCGAAAGTTGGTTGGTGTTTTTATGTTTGTGATGGTGTATATGTCCCATACAAAAGCTCTCATCTGTATGACGTATCAATAGACTTTTGTACCTTTCGAGTTTCTGCCAATTTATTAATCTTCACAACTGCTGCCCAAAgctgattttaaatgtttttCACTAGAGGACTAGTGGCCTTCAAATTGCATTTGAAATGTTGACCCTTTCAATTCACAcgttaataatttttttatcctGGCAATGTAGTGGTACATTTACATTTATGACAATTAAATTCGTCATTCAATTTGATTGTTATTGGTGTTCTTTAACCTCGCCGAGTTATATGAAgccaagaaaattgagaagctATTAATTGAATGCCAAAAATCCATAAATGCTTTTCCAACATCCCATGATTGTTTTTCTGATCCATGTTGGTTTAACAAATTTTCaaggaaaaattagaaaaaggaaatgggAAGAATTGAAATTCATAAGTATGgttaatttttagaaaatttgtaAGTCGGGTATGGATCACAATTCATGACTCAAGAAAGGTAATACATTTATTGCCAAATGATTAAATTACTTGTGTAACAATATGCACTTTATTAAATTGTAATGTTTACCTCAATGAATTAAAATGCTCATTTTGGTGAATAAATTTATACATTCGAAGGCacatttaaataaaaatatgtGCCCTTAAAAGTGATGGTATGCACTAAGGTATTTTCATAAATAGctacaaaattaatttttttccatttaagGACAGTAATCCATACAATATttatgaatttctcaaaatcacacCTTACTTATGAATTTTAATTCTTCCTACTtcctttttccaaatttttccaattttaaaATGTTAAGAACTTTTAATTTAATTATCTTGATCCCTTTCTAACTTCAAGTCATAGGTTTAATCCAGCTAATTAAGGTGGGTTATTTGATGGAAATTGTTGCCACTTTTTTTATCCCTTTCTAACTTCGAGTCATAGGTTGAATCCAGATAAGTAAGGCAGGTTGTTTGATGGAAATCGttgcccctttttttttgtttttttaaagaTGATCAAATCATTGCCACTTTGGTTCTCCATTTACCCCTTTAAAGCATCTTACCAGTTAAACTGTGCTTCATAGTCCGTTGCCACTTGCTAAATGGAGAGGAATGTATTGCGCTCGTAGCGACCCAAAACCCCTAGTACCTGATCTACAGCACTTACCGTTTTTGCATAATGGCTCTTCTGTTCAATTCGTATGCCATTGCAACGGCCTGGTTTATCTCAACGATGTGAATGACACGTACTTATTCGATCCAGCATTGCGCGAAGTCAGGCTTCTTCCTCCTCCGCCCTGCAACGCGCGTCCAGAAGACTTCATATGTACAGAAGTTTACGAGGGATTAGGTTATGATCCTACCACCAATGATTACAAAGTTGTTATATTGGCTGAGTACGCTTCTTCTTTAGTTGAAGATCATACACTATTTAAAGCTGATATATACAGCCTAAGTACTGATTCTTGGAGAGAGATAGATTCCATGTTTCCAACTCTGGCACGTCCACGATTCTGTGTTTTATTTAATGGACTCATGCATTGGAGCGGATTCCATCGAGCAGAAAGGGAAAGGGCAGtgctcttttcttttcatgtgAGCAGTGAAGTAGTCCAAGAGATAGGAGTACCCGATGCTCTGATGGTAGGTGCACTTGTTCCTCCTCGTGTGGATGTCTTAAGAGAATCCCTTGCATTAACTCAGCGTGGTTTTCGGGACCAGGAGAAGACCATATTGATGTATGGATAATGGATGTATATGGTGTTAAAGAATCTTGGGCAAAGATATATTCTATTGGACCAGGGATTGGGGACCCCTTCTCTCTGGTTTTCTGGAAGAATGAGCTCTTTATAGATAGTAGCTTCGGACAACAGTTGATTTTATGTCCCCTCATTACAAGCCAACAACTCCAGAAGTTTGATGTTTATGGCGGGCAAGAAACCTTTCTGGATATTATAGTTTACAAGGAAAGTTTGATTTCAATCAAGAGAACTAGTGATCATCGTTGAACTCTCCACTGTCTTAATTATGTGATTTTAAGGTATTGTGCATGCTCTTTAGGACTTCTATAGGCTTCACAAAGCAGTAGTCTTTTGATCTGTCGTTGTGAATCAAAATTCAATGTTATTATTGCTGGCTACTTTCATATGGAAATATATAATGGTGCAACTGCAGAGCATACCGAGGGTAAATTTCTTCTAATTAAAGTGGTCATTATTTACGTCTTAAAATGCAGTTGCTTAATTGAAGAGGGTAAGATTCAaatagaggtggcaaaatgggcgggatttgcttgggtttgagatggaaccgagtcatatgggtttgggcccaaccttacccatatgtgttttgggactaacttgggcgggatcattttgggatgggtttagattgatcccgcccaatacccaaatccattttctacatattttttttcctttaattcattttttatttttatataattttaatatttttgatttattaaatttcttttagttttattaaataaacatgcaagtgctttatactcaagattcccaccaaaaattggattaacaaataaaggaaaagatagatatacagccatattccaacatatatcaagatgacCAAGGTCCTTaggatgttgaatatttatccttatcattgtccaaggatgacaTGTCTAAACTAAttgaaatgctggaaattcttgtgcataatgactaggaagactactagattatatttgctggtatgactataaaaattgttaaagataatttttgaatctaagattccgtttggattgacttttttttcaaaaaataagtttttcaaatacaatgttacagtaatatacaataactcaagaaacatcccatccatattaatatatcaaatatttcaaaaaaaatttatagtaaaattttttcatatacactgctacaataaaatatttcaaaaacacctaccaaaaacagctaatccaaacggagcccttgccatttgagcccaatgggtacccaagtatttcccatcatttcccattcattaatgggtatagttgggatgtgtcccaacttaaatccaataccaaattataatacccatcccgcccaaagttcctTTGAGCATGGGTAGCctattgggacttgggacaaattgccagctCTAGATTCAAATAACGAGGAAGGCACCTTTTCCTGTGAATCTCTCGGTCACGTTTACTTGAAAACGTGTATGCGGAAAGTATCTATATATCTTACATGTAAGATCAATTGGTTGCAAGGGATTTCCTCTTGATATAGTTCGAGTGACAAAATTTATGTGGTCAAAGCCCAAATTAGATTGGTCAGGGTTCAATTCGCAGGCCAAAAAATTGTCATGGTTACTagagaaattttaaaaaaaaaaaggaaaaaaggacaTCTATTTACAATGAAATACTCTGTTTCTCTGTTTCTATAAAATTCGATCATGTCTTTAATGGAAATTTGGATTAGAAAGTTGAACAAGTTTGACAAGAATACCAATATCATACTGCGGCATAAGTCTCCTGATTTTTAATTCCGCATATACCTAATTTAATGATCACATGTATTCCATGTCAAACCAATAATAGTATATgcagaataaaaaaaaagtatatgcAGAATCAGATGGCCATATGAACAAGATTTACCATTTCTGATACGACGTTAATTATGTATCAAAAACAAAGTTCTACAGTTGAAATAGCTACCACTAAGAAGGAACTAGTAGCTTATGAGACTCGTTCATAACGCCGCAGCTCCAGAGCGTACACCCGCATTGGTGCTGTAATTTATGTCACCAAAAACTTAATTCCAGTGCATTGACAGATTGGCGAAACTGAGTGTTCAGTAAGATACAATTTTTGTATGCTATGAAAGTGTCTCTCCTGATTAAAAAATCTAGTAGATATAGATATTAAAAGAATTTGCTTCTCTCGTTTTGTACCTAGAACTTAAGTTATTTCAATATATAGTccctttttttagaaaaaaaaaaaaaaagaagtaagtcCAGTCATATCATATAACGAAAACTAGTGAACTTAACCATCTAGCTGAGATCTCAACTCTCTGGGAATGAATGGCTGACATGAGCAGGCATAAATGCGATAGGCTTTATATCCATATGCAGGGGCGGATTTAAGGTGGGGGCACCGGGGCACGGGCCCCCACTTAAATTTCTATGATACTTATATAATTTTGACATACTTTTAAGTGTGCCTCCAgagtttttttagaaaatatgtGAAAGAATGGGTCACAAAATTTAgtttagttacttatattaagaaaaatatacttTGTGAAGTTCAAAATGAGAAAGTTATAAATcattatcaaaatatgaaaactcgtcgtgagcaattgtaaatagtttaatttgtttttgaaataaaattattattacattaataattttgagtttgtcCTTTTATACTTTTCATGGAATATACgtatcatttgtacttgttgatgaatttatttattttttttgcttaaaaaactaaaaaaagagtagataaaaaattttagtgttatttttgcCCCCACTAAGATTTCTTTCAAGCTCCGCCACTGTCCATATGTCCAACTGGTGGGTTTCAGTCGGGAAGGAGGATGCTCAATGTGTTCCGATGGGCGCCTCAAATTCAGGCCTCAGGTTGGACAACGAGAAGTTTATGTATTGGCTTGTTTTTCATCCTAGATCCTTTTCTCTACCAGGTAACGCTATCTACAAGTTGTCTCAATAACACTAATCTTAGAATAGCAATGCACCAATCTCACCATTCGCATCAGAAAAGAACTTTGTGGTGCATCGTGGATGTCGGGGAAGGAATGAAGAAAGCTTTCCGGTCTTAATTCCTGTACGAGCTTTCCATTTGGGGCCTTTTATGAACTGACGCTAACATCCATGTCAACAAGCTTTTATACCAGAAAATAAAGATAAAGAGTTATAGAGagaaattttgcaaaataagcAGAATCCTGTTTTAATTTAAATGTTGTTTGTTGATTAATTGGTTGCAAAATATCTTTAGAAGTTGTACCCGCATTTTATGTGAGCCTTTCTTAAAGTTTGGCAGGTTCCGTTTTTACGTGGTACTGGTTGATTAATATTTCAGGGTGATCGAGTTTTCCTACTGTTCTTTAGTCGGTTAAGCAACTTGTTTCCTTGATATCGTCCTGAGTAAGTTGGTTTAGTAGTTTTATTTTAGCGGCAAAAATTTGGGTAGACCTAATTTTGTAGATCTAGTTATTCAAATTTTGCCACATTTTCAATACTTGATTTGGCTACGTGATGTGTTAAATTTTGAATCATTAGATCTACATTAACTGGATTGACCAAAGTATTTGCCTTATATATGTACTGCTATTGCAGTCTTTACGATTTGAAGAGTAGAGTGAGAAAATAGAGTAAGCCTCCAAAATTGTGAGAATTGTAAGTTTATTGTTCTTGAATTTTGAATCATGAGTACTTGTTtgtgagtttttttttctactttccACATATTTATATGTGTTTAAAAACATccgctgttttttttttttggcgccAAGTAGACCTATTGATTGAAGGCCATAACTCCATGGATGCTTTTCCCTCTTCTAATGATTGTTTTGTGCTCCATGGTGGTTTAACTAATTTTGGAATTTTAAGGACTTCTAATTAAATTATTTGATCGAATAAGTTACGCTTATCTCCCAATGACTATTTAATTATTCC contains these protein-coding regions:
- the LOC113757694 gene encoding F-box protein CPR1-like produces the protein MYCARSDPKPLVPDLQHLPFLHNGSSVQFVCHCNGLVYLNDVNDTYLFDPALREVRLLPPPPCNARPEDFICTEVYEGLGYDPTTNDYKVVILAEYASSLVEDHTLFKADIYSLSTDSWREIDSMFPTLARPRFCVLFNGLMHWSGFHRAERERAVLFSFHVSSEVVQEIGVPDALMVGALVPPRVDVLRESLALTQRGFRDQEKTILMYG